One stretch of Labrenzia sp. CE80 DNA includes these proteins:
- a CDS encoding ABC transporter ATP-binding protein encodes MTSPILSVENLTTSFRADGEWVPVVRNVSFSIGKGETVAIVGESGSGKSVTALSIMRLLPENQGKIDGTIRLDGEDILALDESSMRDVRGGDIGMIFQEPMTSLNPVIKIGYQVAEVLRRHRGMSVSDAEIETLRLFDLVRIPDAKRRMSEYPHSFSGGMRQRAMIAMALACRPKLLIADEPTTALDVTIQAQILELVRELQQEIGMAVMFITHDMGVVAEISDKVVVMLRGEKVEEAAAAALFDAPSHNYTKMLLGAVPRLGGLELTKTPRRFPKLDENGVGDEPQNEPDRRTNTILEVKNLTTRFVVRGGVLNRPVGNVHAVENVSLSLAAGETLALVGESGCGKSTTGRSILRLLQPVTGSVVFEGKNLMAASAPEMRAARRRMQMIFQDPYGSLNPRKTVGAAIAEPMRVHGLKSASEANLRVGELLELVGLKPEHALRFPHEFSGGQRQRICIARCLALEPSLIVADESVSALDASVKAQVVNLMLDLQKELGLAYLFISHDIAVVERVSHRIAVMLLGEIVEIGPRDRILSNPQHPYTKKLIEAVPIPDPAIKKDRRGLNTEELKSPIRSQQWTPPKRSYMTVDVGHLVMEH; translated from the coding sequence ATGACCAGCCCCATCCTCAGCGTTGAAAACCTAACGACCTCCTTCCGCGCCGACGGCGAATGGGTGCCTGTCGTCCGAAACGTCAGTTTCTCCATTGGCAAAGGTGAGACGGTAGCCATCGTCGGCGAATCTGGATCCGGCAAGTCGGTAACTGCCCTCTCAATCATGCGTTTGCTGCCGGAAAACCAAGGCAAGATCGATGGAACGATCAGGCTGGACGGCGAGGACATTCTGGCTCTTGATGAAAGCTCCATGCGTGATGTGCGCGGCGGCGATATCGGCATGATCTTTCAAGAACCAATGACAAGCCTCAACCCCGTCATCAAGATTGGCTATCAGGTGGCCGAAGTCTTGCGCCGCCATCGGGGCATGAGCGTGTCCGACGCGGAGATAGAAACCCTGCGGCTGTTCGATCTGGTCCGTATTCCCGACGCCAAGCGTCGAATGAGCGAATATCCGCACAGTTTTTCTGGAGGCATGCGCCAGCGAGCAATGATCGCCATGGCGCTTGCCTGCCGGCCCAAACTGCTCATTGCTGACGAGCCGACAACCGCTCTCGACGTGACAATTCAGGCGCAAATTTTGGAGCTGGTCCGCGAGTTGCAGCAGGAAATCGGAATGGCCGTGATGTTCATCACCCATGACATGGGGGTGGTCGCGGAAATTTCTGACAAGGTGGTGGTCATGCTGCGCGGCGAAAAGGTGGAAGAAGCAGCCGCCGCTGCTCTCTTTGACGCCCCGAGCCACAACTATACTAAAATGCTACTCGGCGCGGTGCCTAGGCTCGGAGGCCTTGAGCTGACCAAGACCCCTCGTAGGTTCCCCAAGCTAGACGAGAACGGGGTCGGAGATGAGCCCCAAAACGAACCGGACCGCCGCACTAACACAATTTTGGAGGTGAAAAATCTGACCACCCGCTTTGTTGTACGTGGAGGCGTCTTAAATCGGCCGGTAGGCAATGTGCACGCAGTTGAAAACGTGTCGCTGTCGTTGGCTGCTGGCGAAACTCTGGCCCTGGTAGGCGAGTCAGGTTGTGGTAAATCGACCACCGGCCGCTCAATCCTTAGGCTTCTACAGCCTGTCACCGGATCAGTCGTTTTTGAAGGCAAGAACCTGATGGCGGCCAGCGCTCCTGAGATGCGCGCGGCTCGACGGCGTATGCAGATGATTTTTCAGGACCCATATGGCTCACTCAATCCGCGTAAGACAGTCGGGGCAGCTATTGCCGAGCCCATGCGCGTACATGGGTTAAAAAGTGCCTCCGAGGCCAATCTTCGCGTTGGCGAGCTTCTGGAGCTCGTCGGCCTGAAGCCAGAACATGCGTTGCGGTTCCCACATGAATTCTCTGGCGGACAGCGTCAAAGGATCTGTATTGCTCGCTGTCTTGCCCTGGAGCCTAGCTTGATCGTTGCCGATGAATCGGTGTCCGCACTCGACGCCTCCGTCAAAGCCCAAGTTGTCAATTTGATGCTCGATCTGCAGAAAGAACTGGGTCTCGCCTATTTATTTATCAGCCATGACATTGCGGTCGTGGAGCGAGTCAGCCATCGGATCGCCGTGATGCTGCTTGGCGAGATCGTGGAGATTGGGCCCCGCGACAGAATTCTGAGCAACCCACAGCATCCATATACAAAAAAGCTGATAGAAGCGGTTCCCATCCCTGATCCAGCGATCAAGAAGGACCGACGTGGGCTCAATACTGAAGAACTAAAAAGTCCAATTCGGAGCCAACAATGGACCCCGCCAAAGCGCAGTTACATGACTGTCGATGTCGGCCATCTCGTGATGGAGCACTAG
- a CDS encoding ABC transporter permease translates to MTTSDLPPVRFSRTSYIKIAFGSMITGLFKAFNTNKTSWVGVGVFALVCLLAIFAPVIAPYDPLDQSILYRLKPPSSAHWFGTDYYGRDTLSRILWGARISLTIGLFAIGSAMLIGTFIGLIAGYFGGRTDIIIMQIMDVLLAFPSLILGLIVVAMLGPSVSNLVIAISLTAIPPFARIARAPTIAVKSREFIEAGHALGYSHVRLMFGHILPNIAPEVLVMGSLWLATAIRVEASLAFIGLGVNPPIPTWGGMIREGFENILDSFWLALFPSLAILIVVFSLNLLGDGLRDAIDPRLKGEQ, encoded by the coding sequence ATGACCACGTCCGATCTCCCTCCCGTCCGCTTTTCACGAACCAGCTACATCAAGATTGCGTTTGGTTCGATGATAACGGGCCTATTCAAGGCCTTTAACACCAACAAGACATCTTGGGTTGGTGTTGGGGTGTTTGCACTCGTCTGCCTTCTTGCGATTTTTGCGCCGGTGATTGCTCCATACGATCCTCTGGATCAGAGCATTCTGTACCGACTGAAACCACCGTCATCCGCCCACTGGTTTGGAACGGACTACTACGGTCGTGATACCCTTTCGCGCATCCTCTGGGGCGCCCGGATATCTCTGACTATCGGCCTGTTTGCTATTGGCTCCGCCATGCTGATCGGCACATTCATTGGCCTAATTGCCGGCTATTTCGGCGGTCGGACCGATATAATCATCATGCAGATCATGGATGTGTTGCTGGCATTCCCCTCACTCATCCTCGGCCTGATTGTAGTTGCTATGCTCGGACCGTCTGTATCCAATCTGGTGATTGCGATCTCTCTAACCGCCATTCCGCCCTTCGCTCGCATCGCTCGGGCCCCTACCATCGCCGTTAAGAGCCGGGAGTTCATAGAAGCAGGTCACGCCCTAGGCTATTCCCATGTCCGACTGATGTTCGGCCATATCCTGCCTAACATAGCGCCTGAGGTCCTAGTCATGGGGTCGCTTTGGCTCGCCACCGCTATCCGGGTCGAGGCGTCGCTCGCCTTCATCGGGCTTGGTGTCAACCCGCCAATTCCGACCTGGGGCGGCATGATCCGTGAGGGGTTCGAGAACATCCTCGATAGTTTTTGGTTGGCGCTCTTCCCCTCGTTGGCAATTCTAATTGTGGTGTTCTCGCTCAATCTGCTCGGAGACGGCCTGCGCGATGCGATCGATCCCCGGCTGAAAGGTGAACAATGA
- a CDS encoding ABC transporter permease, whose protein sequence is MTAFILKRLGFSVITLFAVLTIVFFIVRILPGDPAVAILGDQATEASLAALRMRLGLDVPLYQQYVDFMGGVVVGDWGTSMVSGRPVIMEILKVLPSTIELTLASLVLGAVVGIPIGVWSAVRRNKLPDYIARIGSLLGLSFPAFVSAVLLLLFFSIQLRWFPVISSGHGSSLSDRLRDIALPAINLGLIMAAYITRVARSAMLEVLNQDYVRTARAKGLAFSIIIWRHCLRNAMIPVVTVVGLYLGILIGNSVLTEIVFNRPGLGKLIVGALNQRDYTMLQGMMVIYTLIVVLVNLITDLTYGLIDPRIKYS, encoded by the coding sequence ATGACAGCATTTATTCTTAAGAGACTTGGTTTTTCAGTGATCACGCTTTTCGCTGTGCTGACCATCGTATTCTTCATCGTACGGATCCTCCCCGGCGATCCTGCAGTCGCTATTCTTGGCGATCAGGCTACCGAAGCATCGCTTGCGGCTCTCAGGATGCGTCTTGGATTGGATGTGCCGCTATACCAGCAATACGTTGACTTCATGGGCGGTGTGGTCGTCGGCGATTGGGGTACCTCAATGGTGTCCGGGCGACCCGTCATCATGGAAATTCTGAAGGTCTTGCCCTCTACAATTGAACTGACCCTGGCCTCTTTGGTCCTGGGTGCCGTAGTGGGCATTCCGATCGGTGTCTGGTCTGCCGTCAGACGCAATAAGCTACCGGACTATATAGCACGTATTGGCTCCTTGCTGGGGTTGTCCTTTCCCGCATTTGTATCGGCTGTTTTATTGCTTCTGTTTTTCTCGATTCAACTGCGCTGGTTCCCTGTGATCAGCTCAGGGCACGGCAGCAGCTTGTCAGACCGTCTACGTGACATTGCCCTGCCGGCCATCAATCTGGGTCTGATCATGGCAGCCTATATCACTCGGGTTGCTCGCTCGGCGATGCTGGAGGTACTTAACCAGGACTATGTCCGAACAGCCCGCGCAAAGGGCCTAGCCTTTTCCATCATCATCTGGCGGCATTGCCTAAGAAACGCAATGATCCCCGTCGTTACTGTGGTCGGGCTCTATCTGGGTATCCTGATCGGCAACTCCGTTCTGACCGAAATCGTGTTCAATCGGCCGGGTCTTGGCAAACTCATTGTCGGCGCACTTAACCAGCGCGACTACACGATGCTGCAGGGCATGATGGTGATCTACACCTTGATCGTCGTGTTGGTGAACCTGATCACCGACCTGACCTACGGCCTGATCGATCCGAGGATCAAATACTCATGA
- a CDS encoding ABC transporter substrate-binding protein, translated as MKTRTGIVLASVLFAGNALAAGTTLNVGMAGADAGKLDPHVATSTLDKGLLHWMFNGLVRIKPGEASPAFIEPDIAKAWSSSEDGLTWTFELRDDVECHGDYGKIDAEDVVYSLNRSANPDISAFAKDYAAFESVEATGPLEVTIQLKNKVPSLLGLLVPYHGGNIVCKDAVEALGEDYQRLPIGTGPFMFAEYEPQQYVKLVANPDYFRGEPKLKEIFYRYIPSDSSRDLAFQAGEIDMIYGKQEQTWVERIKKVPGTKVVVMTPGEMSVIHLNMTMPPLDDIRVRKAIAYTLDRDLMVQFKGPDVTLAAISPVPEGHLGYTGDVPQYPHSIEKAKELLTEAGYPDGVTIKAIHTTLPGMLSTMEAVQAELREAGINLEIQTVEHATFHEQIRKDMSQVVHYAAARFPVADVYLSQFFHSDATVGTESAVANFSHCAAADKEIEEARVEGDSEKQLALWADAQQKIMEEVCAVPLIQSMQLWAWKDTLDLGTEVHGSLNLSPPVTEMSNFTE; from the coding sequence ATGAAGACAAGGACAGGAATTGTACTCGCAAGTGTGCTTTTTGCCGGCAATGCACTTGCAGCCGGAACGACGTTGAATGTCGGCATGGCAGGTGCTGACGCGGGCAAGCTGGATCCGCATGTAGCCACAAGTACGCTCGACAAGGGACTGTTGCACTGGATGTTTAATGGTCTGGTTCGCATCAAACCCGGCGAAGCAAGCCCAGCGTTCATAGAGCCAGATATTGCCAAGGCTTGGTCATCCTCCGAGGACGGACTGACTTGGACGTTCGAGCTGCGCGACGATGTCGAGTGCCACGGCGACTATGGCAAGATCGACGCTGAGGACGTCGTATATTCGCTGAATCGCTCGGCAAACCCAGATATTTCCGCGTTCGCCAAAGACTACGCCGCCTTTGAAAGCGTTGAGGCGACCGGTCCGCTAGAAGTGACTATCCAGCTCAAGAACAAGGTCCCGAGCCTTCTCGGTCTTCTGGTTCCTTATCACGGAGGCAATATTGTCTGTAAGGACGCAGTTGAGGCACTTGGCGAGGACTATCAACGACTGCCAATTGGCACCGGGCCTTTCATGTTCGCTGAGTATGAGCCGCAGCAATATGTAAAGCTGGTTGCCAATCCTGATTACTTTCGTGGTGAGCCGAAACTCAAGGAGATCTTCTACCGCTATATTCCATCCGACTCCTCTCGCGATCTTGCCTTTCAGGCAGGTGAGATCGACATGATCTATGGCAAGCAGGAGCAGACCTGGGTCGAGCGTATCAAGAAGGTGCCGGGAACCAAGGTCGTCGTCATGACACCAGGAGAGATGTCTGTCATTCATCTCAATATGACGATGCCGCCGCTAGACGACATCCGGGTTCGCAAGGCCATCGCCTATACGCTTGATCGCGACCTAATGGTCCAGTTCAAGGGCCCAGATGTAACGCTTGCAGCGATCTCACCGGTTCCAGAGGGCCATCTAGGTTATACTGGCGACGTGCCGCAATATCCGCACTCGATTGAAAAAGCCAAAGAACTTCTGACCGAAGCAGGCTATCCTGATGGTGTGACCATCAAGGCGATCCACACGACCTTGCCAGGCATGCTTTCCACTATGGAAGCGGTTCAAGCTGAGTTGCGTGAGGCGGGCATTAATCTGGAAATCCAGACTGTTGAACATGCGACCTTCCATGAACAGATCCGCAAGGACATGAGCCAAGTCGTCCACTATGCGGCCGCCCGGTTCCCCGTCGCTGATGTTTACCTTTCTCAGTTTTTCCACTCCGACGCCACGGTCGGAACCGAAAGTGCTGTGGCCAACTTCTCGCATTGCGCGGCCGCAGATAAGGAAATCGAGGAGGCTCGTGTAGAGGGCGATAGCGAAAAGCAGCTCGCTCTCTGGGCCGATGCCCAGCAGAAGATCATGGAAGAGGTCTGCGCTGTTCCGCTTATTCAAAGCATGCAGCTGTGGGCCTGGAAGGATACGTTGGATCTTGGAACTGAAGTTCACGGTTCCCTGAACCTAAGTCCGCCGGTGACCGAGATGTCGAATTTCACCGAGTAA
- a CDS encoding SDR family NAD(P)-dependent oxidoreductase, which yields MLDPLGRTVMISGASRGIGLAIAKVLLEKGYNVSAGARSATALEVAFQDAPTERFLAATYDAADRSTHEVWLSATLERFGRLDGLVNNAGTSNTFTIEDGEEADLDALWSINIKGPLFLTRICLPHLRETGSGRIVNVSSLSGKRVRNENIAYNMTKHALMALTHGTRRIGWDHGVRATAVCPSFVATDLTGDVTKVSREEMIDPQDLAEITAMAIALPNTAAMAEMLVNCRLEDTF from the coding sequence GTGCTGGATCCTCTTGGTAGAACGGTGATGATTTCAGGCGCAAGTCGTGGCATTGGCTTGGCAATCGCAAAAGTACTGCTCGAAAAGGGTTACAACGTCAGCGCTGGCGCTCGTTCTGCGACAGCGCTTGAGGTCGCCTTTCAGGATGCTCCGACAGAGCGCTTTCTCGCCGCAACTTACGATGCTGCCGATCGCTCAACCCATGAGGTTTGGCTGAGCGCGACGCTGGAAAGGTTCGGCCGTTTGGACGGGTTGGTCAACAACGCGGGGACCTCGAACACGTTTACCATCGAGGACGGTGAGGAAGCGGATCTCGATGCCCTTTGGTCAATCAACATAAAAGGTCCGCTGTTTCTAACGCGCATTTGCCTGCCTCATTTGAGAGAGACAGGCTCGGGGCGGATCGTGAACGTCTCATCTCTGTCCGGCAAGCGGGTGCGCAACGAGAACATTGCCTACAACATGACTAAACACGCGCTGATGGCGCTGACGCATGGAACGCGCCGCATTGGCTGGGACCATGGAGTGCGCGCGACCGCGGTCTGCCCCAGCTTCGTTGCAACGGATCTTACTGGCGATGTCACCAAGGTGAGCCGGGAAGAGATGATCGATCCGCAAGATCTCGCAGAAATAACTGCTATGGCTATTGCCCTGCCGAATACGGCGGCCATGGCGGAAATGCTGGTGAACTGCCGGCTCGAGGACACGTTCTAG
- a CDS encoding FAD-binding oxidoreductase, which yields MVAISQQIPDVVVIGAGITGLAAALELAEFGVSVEVIETYRPAAMASGWTLAGVRQSGRDLAELPLALSAVKQWSGLSTKLGKDTEYRQEGNLRLARTEAEADSLKQMCRTQEDAGLPISYLTDLVDIRKIAPPLSNSVMAATFCPSDGHANPIATAEGYTKSCESLGVRFSFGEGVKSLEAFGGQLVAVKTNKRKVSCGAVLAAPGILVNTLLDPFGISIPLRRPMVTVLRSAPIAPILKPVLGVANADLAVRQEVSGRLRVTSGAEDWDGQVEHRNDMPVIHPRARSVRATIEKVANVLPAFSEVEIEQIWAGALDLTPDALPVIDKVPGLSNLVVAAGFSGHGFGIGPVTGPLAAQLLAGREPEHCLAAFSFDRFNQTDLADVPLTLHG from the coding sequence ATGGTCGCAATTTCGCAACAGATTCCAGATGTGGTCGTAATCGGGGCCGGTATAACCGGTCTTGCCGCGGCGCTTGAGCTTGCGGAATTTGGAGTTTCTGTCGAAGTCATCGAGACCTACAGGCCAGCCGCCATGGCTTCGGGCTGGACGCTTGCCGGGGTGCGCCAATCGGGCCGTGACCTGGCGGAGCTACCGCTAGCCTTGTCGGCCGTGAAACAGTGGTCGGGCTTGAGCACGAAACTTGGCAAGGACACCGAATACCGGCAGGAGGGTAATCTTCGGCTTGCGCGGACTGAGGCTGAAGCCGATAGCCTGAAGCAGATGTGTCGGACACAGGAAGACGCAGGGCTGCCAATTTCCTACCTGACCGATCTGGTAGATATCCGTAAAATTGCACCTCCTCTGTCGAATTCTGTCATGGCCGCAACGTTTTGTCCGAGCGATGGCCATGCGAACCCGATCGCCACCGCCGAAGGTTATACAAAGAGCTGCGAATCCCTGGGCGTGCGATTTTCGTTTGGCGAAGGTGTAAAGTCACTAGAAGCGTTCGGAGGACAGCTCGTAGCTGTTAAAACGAACAAGCGGAAAGTGTCCTGCGGAGCGGTCCTCGCCGCGCCCGGTATTCTGGTCAATACCCTTCTCGATCCGTTCGGAATTTCTATTCCATTGCGCCGCCCTATGGTCACAGTTTTGCGCAGCGCACCAATTGCGCCGATCCTTAAGCCAGTCCTTGGTGTCGCAAATGCAGATCTGGCTGTGCGGCAGGAGGTCTCAGGTCGTCTTCGGGTGACAAGCGGCGCAGAAGACTGGGATGGTCAAGTCGAACATCGCAACGACATGCCAGTCATTCACCCTCGCGCCCGATCGGTCCGTGCGACCATCGAAAAAGTTGCAAATGTGCTTCCTGCCTTCTCGGAAGTTGAGATTGAGCAAATCTGGGCAGGAGCCTTGGACCTAACCCCGGACGCCTTGCCTGTCATCGACAAGGTGCCTGGACTGTCCAATTTGGTGGTGGCCGCAGGTTTTTCTGGCCATGGCTTCGGCATAGGCCCAGTCACAGGCCCGCTCGCCGCTCAGCTCCTTGCTGGAAGAGAGCCGGAGCATTGCCTTGCCGCATTCTCCTTCGATCGCTTCAATCAAACTGATCTGGCGGATGTGCCGCTTACCCTACACGGATAA
- a CDS encoding FAD-binding oxidoreductase, whose translation MSAVSQEPKFPSQTEIVVIGGGIVGVCTALFLAEQGVPVVLCEKGRIAGEQSSRNWGWIRKAGRDARELQLMIESAKLWREIDTKLDEDIGYGIRGITYVARTEQELQKHESWLRDVENFDHGSVLLSAQETDRLLQRNDRQFLGALHTASDASAEPSKAVPAMARHAVDVGATILEKCAVRSVERTAGQISSVITEKGEIACKKVVLAGGAWSRTFLENIGIFIPQLAVKSSVLRTAAAPEVVAGAVGATDASLRRRQDGGYTIARSNHAEFQVIPAAFRHFSTFLPTLWDSWRMMKIRVGKEFFGPMGHQRWKPDQITPFEMVRVMDPKPDPKLLNSALASAIELHPRLQGLQIVETWGGLIDVMPDEVPIIDEPVNWPGLIIATGLSGHGFGIGPGVAKLVVQYIRGQAPIVDTKTFAMGRF comes from the coding sequence TTGAGCGCCGTATCGCAAGAGCCGAAATTTCCCAGCCAGACTGAAATCGTCGTCATAGGTGGTGGTATTGTTGGCGTCTGCACAGCATTGTTTCTCGCAGAGCAGGGGGTTCCTGTGGTTCTGTGCGAGAAGGGTCGGATCGCCGGTGAACAGTCGTCCAGAAACTGGGGCTGGATCCGTAAGGCAGGACGCGACGCCCGCGAACTTCAGCTAATGATCGAGAGCGCCAAACTCTGGCGCGAGATTGACACAAAGCTCGACGAAGACATTGGTTACGGCATCCGTGGCATCACCTATGTCGCGCGAACTGAACAAGAGTTGCAGAAACACGAAAGCTGGTTGCGGGATGTTGAAAACTTCGACCATGGCTCAGTGCTGTTGTCAGCCCAGGAAACCGACCGCCTGCTCCAGCGCAATGACAGGCAATTTCTAGGGGCCCTTCACACCGCATCTGATGCCTCTGCGGAACCTTCAAAGGCGGTGCCAGCCATGGCTCGCCATGCAGTCGATGTTGGCGCGACGATACTGGAAAAATGCGCTGTTCGCTCTGTTGAACGCACTGCGGGCCAGATCAGCTCTGTTATCACGGAAAAAGGCGAAATTGCGTGCAAGAAGGTCGTTCTGGCTGGCGGGGCCTGGTCGCGCACATTCTTGGAAAACATCGGTATCTTCATTCCTCAGCTCGCCGTCAAATCCTCGGTCTTGCGGACCGCAGCCGCCCCTGAAGTCGTCGCCGGAGCGGTCGGTGCAACAGACGCGTCTCTCCGCAGGCGGCAGGACGGAGGATATACCATCGCCCGCAGCAACCACGCCGAGTTTCAGGTAATTCCAGCAGCCTTCCGCCATTTTTCTACCTTCTTGCCGACCCTTTGGGACAGCTGGCGCATGATGAAGATACGCGTCGGCAAGGAGTTTTTCGGTCCGATGGGACACCAGCGGTGGAAGCCGGACCAGATCACCCCTTTCGAAATGGTACGGGTGATGGACCCCAAGCCGGATCCGAAACTGTTGAACTCGGCACTGGCTTCAGCCATCGAGCTCCATCCGCGTCTTCAAGGCCTTCAGATAGTCGAAACCTGGGGTGGACTGATCGACGTCATGCCAGATGAAGTGCCGATAATCGACGAACCGGTGAACTGGCCCGGTCTGATTATTGCGACAGGATTGTCAGGCCATGGTTTCGGCATCGGCCCTGGCGTCGCAAAGCTCGTCGTCCAGTACATCAGGGGCCAGGCCCCCATCGTGGATACGAAAACCTTCGCAATGGGACGCTTCTGA
- a CDS encoding LysR family transcriptional regulator, with protein MVSYKTNNVYVVEYAKNLWLFMLSQRSLEAFRAVMRTGTMSGAGDELSVSQPAVSRLIRELELQLDFPLFTRHGGRIIATLEAHELWAEVERSFTGLSQIERAAGQIKRGYRATLTIAAAPAFAQSALPAVISELLQLRPEFQAEFLSMTPLPVVRQVALRQCQIGFGIPTQHKLEIDVVRTGGIPYRFIAPKDHPLGALDVVRIQDLSDVDFVGFVDSTTTGRAFDRHFAKMKRPPVIKMKSYLSNIISALVLRGIGVGIVDAFTAEDHLRMGGISRPLNTDDRFEYAIIKPKGDKLSTEGVALVDLFAVHAERVSDT; from the coding sequence TTGGTTTCGTATAAAACAAATAATGTTTATGTCGTTGAGTATGCAAAAAACTTATGGTTATTCATGCTTTCTCAGAGATCTCTTGAAGCCTTTCGGGCAGTTATGCGCACAGGCACCATGTCCGGTGCCGGGGATGAGCTTAGTGTTTCGCAACCTGCGGTTAGCCGCCTAATTCGTGAGCTTGAACTTCAACTGGATTTTCCGCTTTTTACGCGCCATGGCGGGCGTATCATTGCGACACTGGAAGCGCATGAACTATGGGCGGAGGTTGAACGCAGTTTCACCGGGCTGTCCCAGATTGAACGCGCCGCAGGTCAGATCAAGCGCGGGTACCGCGCGACACTGACTATCGCTGCGGCTCCCGCGTTCGCACAATCTGCCTTGCCAGCAGTTATTTCTGAGTTACTGCAACTAAGGCCGGAATTCCAAGCCGAATTCCTGTCCATGACGCCATTGCCGGTCGTGAGGCAAGTTGCGCTACGGCAGTGCCAAATTGGCTTTGGCATTCCCACACAGCACAAATTGGAGATCGATGTGGTTCGCACTGGCGGTATCCCCTACCGCTTCATCGCGCCAAAGGATCATCCGCTGGGTGCCCTGGATGTTGTCCGCATTCAGGATCTGTCAGATGTTGATTTTGTTGGCTTTGTCGATTCAACCACTACAGGCAGAGCCTTCGACCGGCACTTCGCCAAGATGAAGCGGCCTCCGGTGATAAAAATGAAAAGCTATCTATCCAATATTATTTCGGCGCTCGTGCTGCGCGGCATCGGTGTTGGCATCGTCGACGCGTTTACAGCCGAAGATCATTTGAGAATGGGAGGTATTTCAAGGCCGTTAAACACAGACGACCGCTTTGAATATGCTATTATCAAGCCCAAAGGTGACAAGCTGAGCACTGAGGGGGTAGCCCTTGTTGATCTCTTTGCAGTCCATGCGGAGCGGGTGAGCGATACTTGA
- a CDS encoding TRAP transporter large permease produces the protein MEPLTIGLISICLLFLTVLIGAPVGLAMALVGVGGFGMIVGFEAALSVLQTAAFETASSYSFTLVPLFMLMGNLISQSGMASNLFRGAERLTRGQPGGLGVAGVTASAVFSTVSGSSLATASTMTKVAYPEMLKRGYDTRLAAGSLAAGGTLGIMIPPSIALLLYALITEQSVGEMFLAGILPGVLGYVLYVITVFIMARFWTSTQQEDLETSSGLAGWFECARLFAPAFCLFGLVMGGLYGGLFTPTEAGGAGAAFALIYALWKGMRWTGFLQALRATVETTATIFFILIGAEVLGFLISTSQVSFAMVDLMRDMGLGPWQVLIAIMVFYVVLGCFMESLAMILLTVPIFFPVIMESGFDPVWFGIIAVVTVELGLISPPVGMNLFMVKSVAIELPLRKIMVGVVPFIFADIVRLAILIAFPAIVLLLPGRL, from the coding sequence ATGGAGCCTTTGACTATCGGTCTGATCTCCATCTGCCTGTTGTTCCTGACTGTTCTGATCGGCGCGCCAGTCGGGCTTGCCATGGCTCTGGTGGGTGTTGGTGGTTTCGGCATGATCGTCGGCTTCGAGGCGGCTCTTTCAGTGCTGCAGACGGCTGCCTTCGAGACAGCATCCAGCTACTCCTTTACCCTCGTGCCGTTGTTCATGCTCATGGGAAACCTTATTTCCCAATCCGGTATGGCATCCAATCTCTTCCGTGGTGCCGAACGCCTCACTCGCGGGCAACCTGGCGGTCTTGGGGTGGCAGGTGTAACTGCAAGTGCGGTCTTTTCCACCGTGTCCGGCTCGTCCCTTGCCACTGCTTCCACTATGACAAAGGTCGCCTATCCGGAGATGCTGAAGCGCGGTTACGATACGCGCCTTGCTGCTGGATCTCTTGCGGCAGGCGGGACGCTCGGCATTATGATCCCGCCTTCAATAGCACTATTGCTTTATGCGTTGATCACCGAGCAATCGGTCGGCGAGATGTTCCTCGCCGGCATTCTTCCGGGAGTGCTTGGATATGTGCTTTATGTGATCACCGTTTTTATTATGGCGCGGTTCTGGACGAGCACGCAGCAGGAAGACCTGGAAACCTCTTCTGGTCTGGCTGGATGGTTTGAATGTGCTCGGCTGTTCGCGCCCGCCTTTTGCCTCTTCGGACTTGTTATGGGTGGGCTCTATGGTGGTCTCTTTACACCGACCGAGGCGGGCGGTGCTGGTGCTGCCTTTGCCTTGATCTATGCGTTGTGGAAGGGGATGCGGTGGACAGGTTTCCTTCAGGCGTTGCGTGCGACCGTCGAAACCACTGCGACCATTTTCTTTATCCTCATTGGTGCGGAGGTATTGGGCTTCCTGATTTCTACATCACAAGTGTCATTTGCCATGGTCGATTTGATGCGAGACATGGGGCTTGGGCCTTGGCAAGTACTGATCGCAATAATGGTGTTCTATGTGGTGTTGGGCTGCTTCATGGAAAGCTTGGCAATGATCTTGCTGACCGTTCCGATCTTCTTTCCTGTCATCATGGAAAGTGGCTTTGACCCAGTGTGGTTCGGCATTATCGCCGTGGTGACCGTGGAGCTCGGTCTGATTTCGCCGCCTGTCGGGATGAACCTCTTTATGGTGAAGTCAGTTGCCATCGAGCTGCCGCTTCGCAAGATCATGGTCGGGGTCGTCCCGTTCATCTTTGCGGATATTGTCCGCCTCGCTATTCTAATTGCCTTTCCGGCGATCGTTCTGCTGTTACCCGGACGTCTTTAA